A section of the Prochlorococcus marinus XMU1402 genome encodes:
- the hemE gene encoding uroporphyrinogen decarboxylase produces MGENLPLLLSAALGKKVNRPPVWMMRQAGRYMKIYRDLRERYPSFRERSENPELSYEISMQPFHAFKPDGVILFSDILTPLPGMGINFEIIESKGPIIEDPIRTFNQIENLKELNPSESLSFVGQVLSSLKKDVNNEATVLGFVGAPWTLAAYVVEGKSSKNYSLIKSMAFKEPDLLHKLLDHFAKSIGEYLKYQIKSGAQVVQIFDSWAGQLSPQDYDIFAGPYQKKVVDIVKAEYPETPVILYISGSAGVIERMAKTGVDIISLDWTVDIEEACRRIPSGIGIQGNVDPGILFGNKESIKERIDNTFNKIKDRKYILNLGHGILPGTPEENAQTFFEHGKKLAY; encoded by the coding sequence ATGGGTGAAAATTTACCACTACTACTTTCTGCCGCACTAGGTAAAAAAGTGAATAGGCCTCCAGTTTGGATGATGAGGCAAGCAGGAAGATATATGAAAATCTATAGAGATTTAAGGGAGCGTTATCCAAGTTTCAGAGAGAGGTCTGAAAATCCAGAACTATCATATGAGATTTCAATGCAGCCCTTTCATGCTTTCAAACCCGATGGTGTGATCCTTTTTTCAGATATTCTCACACCACTTCCAGGGATGGGTATAAATTTTGAAATAATAGAAAGTAAAGGTCCAATAATTGAGGACCCAATAAGAACTTTTAACCAGATAGAAAATTTAAAAGAATTAAATCCAAGTGAGAGTTTAAGTTTTGTTGGACAAGTTCTTTCTTCACTAAAAAAAGATGTAAATAATGAGGCAACAGTTTTAGGTTTTGTTGGTGCACCTTGGACTCTCGCTGCATATGTAGTTGAAGGTAAAAGCAGTAAAAATTATTCTTTAATAAAATCAATGGCTTTTAAAGAACCAGATTTACTACATAAACTTCTTGATCATTTTGCAAAATCTATTGGTGAATATCTTAAATATCAAATAAAATCTGGAGCGCAAGTAGTACAAATTTTTGATTCATGGGCAGGCCAACTAAGTCCGCAAGATTACGATATCTTTGCTGGGCCGTATCAAAAAAAAGTTGTTGACATTGTAAAAGCGGAATACCCTGAAACACCAGTTATTCTTTATATTTCAGGAAGTGCTGGTGTCATAGAAAGAATGGCAAAAACTGGAGTAGATATAATCTCATTAGACTGGACAGTAGATATTGAAGAGGCTTGTAGAAGAATCCCTAGTGGAATAGGAATTCAAGGTAATGTTGATCCTGGCATTTTATTCGGAAACAAAGAATCAATAAAAGAAAGGATAGATAATACTTTCAATAAAATTAAAGACAGGAAATATATTCTTAATTTGGGTCATGGGATTTTACCTGGGACTCCAGAAGAAAATGCTCAAACATTTTTTGAACATGGGAAAAAACTCGCTTACTAG
- the glgB gene encoding 1,4-alpha-glucan branching protein GlgB produces the protein MIETIQADWIKSEAINLENCCNDNPLKILGPHFYEDQWVIRVWMPEADEVKINFKNKTYKAERINHKWLFEAILPENPNFNYEINISRGGIKHTQHDPWSYKEEWMGEVDRHLFAEGNHHHIWEKMGAHLIEKKNQKGVMLCIWAPNAKSISIIGDINSWDGRHHPMQKRLGGIWELFMPTMKEGDTYKYEIRTQQGHIYEKADPYGFLHEIRPQNGSIVSKLKNFNWNDSSWITNRDSSSQINKPISVYEMHLGSWLHESTDNKYLEDNGNPREPVPAADLKPGTRLLTYPELTEKLIPYVKQRGFTHIELMPISEHPFDGSWGYQVTGWYAPTSRFGTPNEFRAFVNKCHEEGIGVILDWVPGHFPKDKHGLAFFDGCHLYEHGDSRIGEHKEWGTLIFNYSRNEVRNFLVANLVYWCEEFHIDGIRVDAVASMLYRDYLRPDGEWIPNENGGNENIEAVKFLQQANHVLFQHFPGVLSIAEESTTWPMVTKPTDMGGLGFNLKWNMGWMHDMLDYFEIDPWFRQFHQNSVTFSITYNYTENFMLALSHDEVVHGKSHLLHKMPGDDWKKYANTRALLTYMWTHPGKKTIFMGMEFGQRQEWNVWDDLQWELLEFEPHKGIRNLIDDLNVLYKNEPALWKNDFDPYGFQWIDCNDKSNSVISFMRRENDTNEWLVIVANFTPNTHGSYKVGVPVEGFYKEIFNSDGSRYGGSNKGNMGGKETINYNIHDYQNALELALPPLSVSIFKHQSKK, from the coding sequence ATGATCGAGACAATTCAAGCAGACTGGATTAAATCAGAAGCTATCAACCTAGAAAATTGTTGCAATGATAATCCATTAAAAATATTAGGTCCTCATTTTTATGAAGATCAATGGGTAATAAGGGTATGGATGCCTGAAGCGGACGAAGTTAAAATAAATTTTAAAAATAAAACCTATAAGGCGGAAAGAATAAACCATAAATGGCTTTTTGAAGCAATCCTGCCTGAAAATCCAAACTTTAATTATGAAATAAATATTTCGCGAGGAGGGATCAAGCATACACAACATGACCCCTGGTCATACAAAGAAGAGTGGATGGGAGAAGTTGATAGGCATCTTTTTGCAGAAGGTAACCATCATCATATTTGGGAAAAAATGGGAGCACATCTCATTGAAAAAAAGAATCAAAAAGGAGTGATGTTATGCATATGGGCTCCAAATGCAAAATCAATCTCAATAATTGGAGATATAAATTCTTGGGATGGAAGACATCATCCAATGCAAAAAAGATTAGGGGGAATTTGGGAACTATTCATGCCCACAATGAAAGAGGGAGACACATATAAATATGAAATAAGAACACAACAAGGTCATATTTATGAGAAAGCTGATCCATACGGTTTTCTTCATGAAATTAGACCTCAAAATGGATCAATAGTTTCAAAATTGAAAAACTTTAATTGGAATGATAGTTCTTGGATTACGAATAGAGACTCCTCTAGTCAAATTAACAAGCCAATTTCAGTTTATGAGATGCATTTAGGAAGTTGGCTCCATGAATCAACAGATAATAAATATCTTGAAGACAATGGGAATCCTAGAGAGCCTGTTCCTGCTGCAGATTTAAAACCTGGAACAAGATTATTAACTTATCCTGAATTAACCGAAAAACTCATTCCTTATGTAAAGCAGAGAGGATTTACTCATATTGAATTAATGCCAATATCTGAACATCCTTTCGATGGTTCTTGGGGATACCAGGTTACAGGCTGGTATGCACCAACAAGTAGATTTGGTACTCCAAATGAATTTAGAGCGTTTGTCAATAAGTGTCATGAAGAGGGCATAGGCGTAATTCTTGATTGGGTACCTGGTCATTTCCCAAAAGATAAGCATGGTTTAGCATTTTTTGATGGTTGTCATCTTTATGAGCATGGAGATTCACGCATAGGCGAACACAAAGAATGGGGAACCCTAATATTTAATTACAGCAGAAACGAAGTAAGAAATTTTTTAGTTGCCAACCTCGTTTATTGGTGTGAAGAATTTCATATTGATGGCATAAGAGTAGATGCTGTAGCTTCAATGCTTTATAGAGATTATCTACGCCCAGATGGAGAATGGATACCAAATGAAAATGGTGGGAATGAAAATATAGAAGCCGTTAAATTTCTTCAACAGGCTAATCATGTACTTTTCCAACATTTCCCAGGTGTACTTTCTATCGCTGAAGAATCAACAACTTGGCCAATGGTAACCAAACCAACTGACATGGGAGGGTTAGGATTTAATTTGAAATGGAATATGGGATGGATGCACGATATGCTCGATTATTTTGAGATAGATCCTTGGTTTAGGCAATTCCATCAAAATAGCGTAACTTTCTCCATAACATATAACTACACAGAGAACTTTATGCTTGCTCTTAGTCATGATGAGGTTGTCCATGGGAAAAGTCATCTTTTGCATAAAATGCCTGGCGATGACTGGAAGAAATATGCAAATACTCGAGCTTTACTAACTTATATGTGGACCCACCCTGGTAAAAAAACGATATTTATGGGAATGGAATTTGGACAAAGGCAAGAATGGAATGTTTGGGATGATCTTCAATGGGAGTTACTAGAATTTGAACCTCATAAAGGTATCAGAAACTTGATTGATGACCTAAACGTACTTTATAAAAATGAACCAGCGTTATGGAAAAACGACTTTGATCCTTACGGATTCCAATGGATTGATTGTAATGACAAATCTAATTCAGTAATAAGTTTTATGAGAAGAGAAAACGATACCAATGAGTGGCTTGTTATAGTTGCCAACTTCACACCTAATACTCATGGGTCATATAAAGTAGGCGTTCCTGTAGAAGGATTTTATAAGGAGATATTTAATTCAGACGGATCGAGATATGGAGGCAGTAATAAAGGAAATATGGGAGGTAAAGAAACTATAAATTACAATATTCATGATTATCAAAATGCTCTAGAACTTGCTTTGCCCCCATTAAGCGTGAGTATCTTCAAACATCAATCAAAAAAATAA
- a CDS encoding CocE/NonD family hydrolase → MFGSRWFDKSLILRDGVKLSSRIWLPNGNGPWPTLLMRQPYGKEIASTITYSHPEWWASKGYMVIIQDVRGMGASEGVFNGFKQEASDTSETHEWVRSLKECNGKLGLYGFSYQGFTQLTGELNSKPPDCLSPAMTGMNIKDHWCSDGGAYWWHNNIAWGLQLAALKMKRENKLFEWEKIRLSLENKSYLREGIDILKKYDPNNFVLLWLKNFRNDCSFEEYEPISKWIKQPMLIIGGLWDPHLKGAFDLYKKSKKAGGSPDIIIGNATHLNWWEGSQDSLLKFFDKHLKTDKIFYSQDTKNEKKIWNISLKKWDELDNKFHPEFIFGLKSDGIANVDVEDGSLIINSKGSGWFTIVNDPWRPTPSDGGHLGPNPGKFNRNIIDKRLDVGVFQTNSFEEEQYFKGVPTLEITVKSDQPNFDICLALSLVEKRDEKVNQFSTGFLRVKNSKINCECTYQITMQPTNICLVKGSKLRLSISAAAYPAIGVNPGFGEDNFGAPSANHRIITLSFSLNKTFMKMNSFF, encoded by the coding sequence ATGTTTGGTTCAAGGTGGTTTGATAAGTCTCTAATACTTAGAGATGGAGTCAAACTTAGCTCACGTATTTGGCTGCCTAATGGTAATGGGCCATGGCCTACATTATTAATGAGACAACCTTATGGTAAGGAAATAGCTTCAACAATTACATATTCTCACCCCGAATGGTGGGCTTCCAAAGGTTATATGGTAATAATTCAAGATGTTAGAGGAATGGGGGCTTCTGAAGGAGTTTTTAATGGTTTCAAACAAGAAGCCAGTGATACTTCAGAAACACATGAATGGGTAAGGTCTCTAAAAGAATGCAATGGAAAACTTGGCTTATATGGTTTTTCATATCAAGGATTTACTCAACTAACTGGTGAATTAAATTCAAAGCCGCCCGATTGTTTATCTCCAGCAATGACTGGGATGAATATTAAGGATCATTGGTGCTCAGATGGAGGAGCATATTGGTGGCATAACAATATTGCATGGGGACTTCAACTCGCAGCACTAAAAATGAAAAGAGAAAATAAATTGTTTGAGTGGGAAAAGATAAGATTATCTTTAGAAAATAAAAGTTATTTAAGGGAAGGAATTGATATTTTAAAAAAATATGATCCTAATAATTTTGTTTTGCTATGGCTTAAAAATTTTAGGAATGATTGCTCCTTTGAAGAATATGAGCCAATTTCAAAATGGATTAAACAACCTATGTTAATTATTGGAGGTCTTTGGGATCCACATCTAAAAGGTGCTTTTGATCTTTATAAAAAATCTAAAAAAGCTGGTGGAAGTCCTGATATTATCATTGGGAATGCGACACATCTAAATTGGTGGGAAGGATCACAAGACTCTTTATTAAAATTTTTTGATAAACATTTAAAAACAGATAAAATTTTTTATTCTCAGGACACTAAAAATGAAAAGAAAATATGGAATATTTCACTAAAAAAGTGGGACGAATTAGATAATAAATTTCACCCTGAATTTATTTTTGGACTCAAGAGTGATGGCATAGCAAATGTAGATGTTGAAGATGGAAGTCTAATCATAAATTCAAAGGGATCAGGATGGTTCACAATTGTTAATGACCCATGGAGACCTACGCCATCTGACGGTGGTCATTTGGGTCCAAATCCTGGAAAGTTTAATAGAAATATTATTGATAAACGACTTGATGTAGGTGTTTTTCAAACCAATTCTTTTGAAGAGGAGCAATATTTTAAAGGAGTTCCCACATTAGAAATTACTGTAAAAAGTGATCAGCCCAATTTCGATATTTGCCTTGCTTTGTCTCTAGTTGAAAAACGAGATGAGAAAGTGAATCAATTTTCAACAGGATTCTTAAGGGTTAAAAACTCCAAAATAAATTGTGAATGCACTTATCAAATAACAATGCAGCCAACAAATATTTGTTTGGTTAAGGGCAGCAAGCTTCGCTTATCTATTTCTGCAGCAGCTTATCCAGCAATTGGAGTAAATCCTGGATTTGGGGAGGACAATTTTGGAGCTCCTTCGGCAAATCATAGAATTATTACTCTAAGTTTTAGCCTTAATAAAACATTTATGAAAATGAACTCTTTTTTTTAA
- a CDS encoding DUF4332 domain-containing protein has translation MGSKTFLDYFPTNFRHEKSFFLKNNLVDLEKLSNLSEFDLNEIQKKSPLCTLNNLKKIRAIAIFKKEVEISPPEANLLLHCGIGSIKSLSLSTPYELEAKIGRLERSLRVKTESEITFALLKQWIKRAKQVYKSY, from the coding sequence ATGGGAAGCAAAACCTTTTTAGATTATTTTCCTACTAACTTTAGACATGAAAAATCCTTTTTTCTTAAAAACAATCTAGTTGACCTTGAAAAATTAAGTAATCTATCAGAATTTGACCTAAATGAGATTCAAAAGAAATCTCCACTATGTACATTAAATAATTTAAAGAAAATAAGAGCTATTGCCATTTTTAAAAAAGAAGTTGAAATTTCACCACCAGAAGCAAATCTTCTTTTACATTGCGGTATTGGATCTATTAAATCATTATCACTATCTACGCCGTACGAGTTAGAAGCCAAAATAGGTAGATTAGAAAGAAGTCTTAGAGTAAAAACTGAGTCGGAGATAACTTTTGCTCTCTTAAAACAATGGATTAAAAGAGCTAAGCAAGTCTATAAATCTTATTGA
- a CDS encoding DUF2518 family protein — protein sequence MSFFELLENTPKIFGFLGIFLFICAIAAFILNFGFKFRIIGATIFSLLLSLSSWAFIQSYTENVVIEGAKYVPIVYDNGFDLIIAKADDDFQEEYIEPTLKQLSENLKKGSRSGANVKIKIRKLEKISDGISKPVVIGEIQKNVTMN from the coding sequence ATGTCTTTTTTTGAACTATTAGAGAACACTCCCAAAATTTTTGGATTCTTGGGCATATTCCTATTTATTTGCGCTATAGCAGCTTTTATATTAAATTTTGGTTTTAAATTTCGAATAATAGGAGCAACAATCTTCTCATTATTACTTTCTTTAAGCAGTTGGGCATTTATACAAAGTTACACTGAAAATGTAGTAATAGAAGGTGCAAAATATGTTCCAATTGTTTATGACAACGGTTTCGATTTGATTATTGCTAAAGCAGATGATGACTTCCAGGAGGAGTATATTGAACCAACTCTAAAGCAACTTTCAGAAAATCTTAAGAAAGGTAGCAGGTCGGGTGCAAACGTAAAAATAAAGATAAGAAAACTTGAAAAAATTTCAGATGGGATAAGTAAGCCTGTGGTAATAGGAGAAATTCAGAAAAATGTCACAATGAATTAG
- a CDS encoding translocation/assembly module TamB domain-containing protein — protein sequence MSSGFLGTFLLNNLLRDNYNSRKSELEDRVENFLNKKVSLGDYSGIRFLGFSLGNSKITDEKNRDSLIKAKNVYVGIMPLRSFLKQKWVVKITPSKTEINIDRDFFKSDESYKKSRSTKKLKSNYELNLNLNNYSNLRLKNLGLKTKVKGNFIFNSIDRKIIANISSKFDGKGFLKFKFNTKLNNDFLRLELFSRGLDLKNTQYNIGSRKISLKSGKFKSNFKFIKSPKRTFCEGRFSLNQLEINSEALSENINSNSTRFFCKDNNLIGSSGNLNYGTLLSNFNINIPLNETSNKIELQGSIGYINSLNPDIKLSGNIPYWFDKRGINFGNIDSTFDINRTQLSNLNIFRKNNISGFVTANGELKGKINDPNISINFNVDYPNYKGIRIREIWEGNIKNNNNKYQLNMKNRYSPIPSFLSIKFDSNLKLDNVAFSRVFNSNKGSIEIVKENSNYIWRADNFPLDELELSLTNNQFDRIKGIINGQGSISLDQSILDGRLAWSSGKYRNIKLANSLFDFSFKDNSFYVNSSLYPVDGGIIEVEYDSKNNNLINLDFYNISTSWTILTAIDIFNFENKQVIPTKKSNILDDLEINKDDISFKERIDFINNFIAENNALGDKFNLKKYFSKFRSRYNGKINIKGDRPQNYKINAKLNGYLNTSRDDYKKNKDEFSVDLEGGILKGEGSLRIKKMPLSVANIFLNQPKDFQGNMDLDLSYNLDTKSFSSEISSNNTSIKNNKLVFDKGKIQYSSSNFVVDFALLLNESEIPTIINGLIPINKTDKLGLRLIGNGKIIELIDILAEDYFTFEKGDVNLRMIIKGTRNKPILNGFVVIKDSEIDLYKNKIKDINSSIIFDFDNLEIKTLKAKTENSGNIFIKGSLPFYSKNDLGKLGINLITNKFNLKTDNLDFLIDSEIDLNGSFEKPVLGGNLSLNNGFINFNIANQNNKVDNIKQKNDKKDWPELYWNKNKNIEIISNESILNSVLLGETLPNYLDNLSFKNLKLKLGPEFIVQYSNIFKAHLETKLDLEIKGGVGDDLNARGWIYLKKGTANLYTTPFKLDKNKENFILFASRSGVVPLINLSLVSRVPDSIIPINQNNQDTNISGDLGVDNTGGIGSFGIGNTRLIRIEASYEGFLDQLSFEDENKKIQLRSTPNYTRSQIIGLIGGNSANLINRAFISQINNADAFSEKFQFSLYPALIEKNNSLNNIFSDENVDLNNVNESTSNKGISSQEWVAEIGFDITDSINFSVQSIPGRDDLPPTGIITLQVDPNNKIIDKNLDLELLGSSDSNGDWKSQLQLFYRY from the coding sequence GTGTCCTCAGGATTTTTAGGCACCTTTTTATTAAATAATCTTTTAAGAGATAACTATAATTCTAGGAAATCGGAACTCGAAGATAGAGTTGAGAATTTTTTAAATAAAAAGGTTTCTTTAGGTGACTATTCCGGGATAAGATTTCTAGGTTTTTCTTTGGGGAATTCAAAAATTACTGATGAAAAAAATCGAGATTCTTTAATTAAAGCTAAAAATGTGTATGTAGGGATTATGCCTTTAAGATCTTTTTTAAAGCAAAAATGGGTTGTAAAAATAACACCTTCCAAAACTGAAATAAATATAGATAGAGATTTTTTTAAAAGTGATGAATCATATAAAAAATCTCGAAGCACAAAAAAATTAAAATCAAATTATGAATTGAATTTAAACTTAAATAATTATTCTAATTTAAGGCTTAAAAATTTAGGATTAAAAACAAAGGTAAAAGGTAATTTTATATTCAATTCCATTGATAGAAAAATCATTGCAAATATAAGTTCTAAATTTGACGGAAAAGGTTTTTTAAAATTTAAATTTAATACGAAATTAAATAATGACTTTTTAAGGCTTGAGTTATTTTCAAGGGGATTAGATCTTAAGAACACACAATATAATATTGGTAGCAGAAAAATTAGTCTTAAGAGTGGAAAATTTAAATCTAACTTTAAATTTATCAAATCACCAAAGAGAACATTTTGCGAAGGAAGATTTTCTTTAAATCAATTAGAAATAAATTCGGAAGCTTTATCGGAGAATATAAATTCAAATTCAACTAGGTTTTTTTGTAAAGATAATAATTTAATAGGAAGCTCAGGAAACTTAAATTATGGAACTTTATTATCCAATTTTAATATTAATATTCCATTAAACGAAACCTCTAATAAAATTGAGCTTCAAGGCAGCATTGGATATATTAATAGTCTTAATCCAGATATTAAATTATCAGGTAATATTCCTTACTGGTTTGATAAGAGAGGAATTAATTTTGGAAATATAGATTCAACCTTTGATATAAATAGAACTCAACTATCTAACTTAAATATTTTCAGAAAAAATAATATAAGTGGTTTTGTTACTGCTAATGGAGAATTAAAAGGAAAAATTAATGATCCCAATATTTCTATAAACTTTAATGTTGATTATCCTAATTATAAAGGTATTCGTATTAGAGAAATATGGGAAGGGAATATTAAAAATAATAATAATAAATACCAATTAAATATGAAGAATAGATATTCTCCAATACCTTCATTTCTTTCTATTAAATTTGATTCTAATCTAAAATTAGATAATGTAGCTTTCAGTAGAGTTTTTAACTCTAATAAAGGGAGTATAGAAATAGTTAAAGAGAATAGTAATTATATTTGGAGAGCTGATAATTTTCCTCTTGATGAGCTTGAATTATCTTTAACTAATAATCAATTCGATAGAATTAAAGGAATTATTAATGGACAGGGATCAATATCTTTAGACCAATCTATCCTTGATGGGCGGTTGGCTTGGAGTTCGGGTAAATATAGAAATATAAAGTTGGCAAATTCATTATTTGATTTTAGCTTTAAAGATAATTCTTTTTATGTTAACTCCTCATTATATCCAGTCGACGGGGGAATTATTGAGGTTGAATATGACTCAAAAAATAATAATTTAATTAATTTAGACTTTTATAATATAAGTACTAGTTGGACGATCCTAACTGCCATTGATATTTTTAATTTTGAAAATAAACAAGTTATTCCAACAAAAAAATCTAATATCTTGGATGATTTGGAAATAAATAAAGATGATATTTCATTTAAAGAGAGGATCGATTTTATAAATAATTTTATCGCCGAGAATAATGCGTTAGGAGACAAATTTAACTTGAAAAAATACTTTAGTAAATTTAGAAGTAGATATAATGGGAAAATAAATATTAAAGGAGATAGACCACAAAACTACAAAATAAATGCAAAATTAAATGGCTACCTTAATACCTCTAGAGATGATTACAAAAAAAATAAAGACGAATTCTCTGTAGATTTGGAAGGAGGAATACTAAAAGGTGAAGGTTCTTTAAGGATTAAAAAAATGCCTTTAAGTGTTGCAAATATCTTTTTAAATCAGCCAAAAGACTTTCAGGGAAATATGGATTTGGATTTATCTTATAATCTTGATACAAAATCTTTTTCTAGTGAAATTTCTTCCAATAATACATCAATAAAAAATAATAAATTAGTTTTTGATAAAGGAAAAATTCAATACAGCAGTTCTAATTTTGTTGTTGATTTTGCCTTGTTATTAAATGAATCTGAAATACCTACTATTATAAATGGCTTAATACCAATAAATAAAACTGATAAATTAGGCCTTAGATTAATAGGAAATGGAAAAATTATTGAATTAATAGATATTTTGGCAGAAGACTACTTTACTTTTGAGAAAGGTGATGTAAATCTTAGAATGATAATAAAAGGTACTAGAAATAAACCTATATTAAATGGTTTTGTAGTAATAAAAGATTCTGAAATTGATCTTTATAAAAATAAAATAAAAGATATTAATAGTTCGATAATTTTTGATTTTGATAATTTAGAGATTAAAACTTTAAAAGCAAAAACCGAAAATTCAGGAAATATTTTTATAAAAGGTTCTTTACCCTTTTATAGTAAAAATGATTTAGGGAAGTTAGGGATTAATTTGATAACAAATAAATTTAATTTAAAGACGGATAATTTGGATTTTTTAATAGACTCAGAAATAGACTTAAATGGATCATTTGAAAAACCTGTTTTGGGAGGTAATCTATCTCTTAATAATGGATTCATCAATTTTAATATTGCCAATCAAAATAATAAGGTAGATAATATTAAACAAAAAAATGATAAAAAGGATTGGCCAGAACTCTATTGGAATAAGAATAAAAATATTGAAATAATTTCAAATGAATCAATTCTGAATTCAGTTCTTCTAGGGGAAACTTTGCCAAATTATTTAGATAACTTGAGTTTTAAAAATCTTAAATTAAAACTAGGTCCAGAATTTATAGTTCAATACTCAAATATTTTTAAAGCTCATCTAGAGACAAAATTAGATTTAGAAATCAAGGGAGGTGTTGGAGATGATCTAAATGCAAGAGGATGGATTTATTTAAAGAAAGGTACAGCTAATTTATATACCACCCCCTTTAAACTCGATAAAAACAAGGAAAATTTTATTTTGTTCGCATCAAGAAGTGGGGTAGTTCCATTAATAAATCTTTCTCTTGTAAGTAGAGTCCCAGATTCAATAATACCTATAAATCAAAATAATCAAGATACAAATATTTCTGGTGATTTAGGTGTAGATAATACAGGTGGAATTGGTTCATTTGGGATTGGCAATACGAGGTTAATTAGAATTGAGGCCTCTTATGAAGGATTTTTAGATCAGTTGTCTTTCGAGGATGAAAATAAAAAAATCCAATTAAGAAGTACCCCTAATTACACTAGATCACAAATTATTGGTTTGATTGGAGGTAATTCAGCAAATTTGATTAATAGAGCATTTATTTCTCAGATTAATAATGCGGATGCTTTTAGTGAAAAATTTCAGTTTTCTTTGTATCCAGCCTTAATAGAAAAAAATAATTCTTTAAATAATATTTTTTCTGATGAAAATGTAGATTTAAATAATGTTAATGAGTCAACTTCTAATAAAGGCATATCCTCTCAAGAATGGGTTGCAGAAATAGGTTTTGATATTACTGATTCTATAAATTTCTCTGTACAATCTATTCCCGGTAGAGATGATTTGCCTCCTACGGGCATAATTACCTTACAAGTCGATCCAAACAATAAAATAATTGACAAAAACTTAGATTTAGAATTATTAGGTTCTTCTGATTCTAATGGAGATTGGAAGAGTCAATTACAATTATTCTATAGATATTAA
- a CDS encoding glutamate-5-semialdehyde dehydrogenase, producing MEDIFEVPQPGKDLLEKAHQVRLASIKISQAENNNRIKALNFMADYLEKNTKQILDANNEDYIKAEKKGISNALLSRLKLSKEKLNSGIEGVRKVGDLADPVDQVQIKRELSKGLIIERKTVPIGVLGIIFESRPDAVMQISSLAIRSGNGVILKGGSEASSTNTAIVKALKDGLHESGLDENAICLLTSRKDSMSMLNLDKYINLIIPRGSNELVKFIQDNTRIPVLGHADGICHLFVDNEVNLEMALSVALDSKIQYPAACNAIETLLLHKDIAPAFLEKAIPLFDSNNVKLVGDKKSVELGIQYEASLEDWKTEYLDLILSIKIVDNLDEAITHIQKYSSKHTDGIITENLSTANKFMNVVDSAGVFHNCSTRFADGFRYGFGAEVGISTQTLPPRGPVGLEGLVTYKYFLKGDGNIVDDFSSGKAVFTHKDL from the coding sequence ATGGAAGATATTTTTGAAGTTCCTCAACCAGGAAAAGATCTTTTAGAAAAAGCTCATCAAGTTCGTCTGGCTTCAATAAAAATTAGTCAAGCTGAAAATAATAATAGAATTAAAGCCTTAAATTTTATGGCTGATTATCTAGAAAAAAATACTAAACAAATTTTAGATGCTAATAATGAAGACTATATAAAAGCAGAAAAGAAAGGTATTTCTAACGCTTTGCTCTCTAGATTGAAGTTATCAAAAGAAAAATTAAATTCAGGAATTGAAGGAGTAAGAAAAGTTGGGGATTTGGCTGATCCTGTGGATCAAGTTCAAATTAAAAGAGAACTTTCCAAAGGACTGATCATAGAGAGAAAGACTGTACCTATAGGTGTCCTCGGGATTATTTTTGAATCAAGACCTGATGCTGTTATGCAGATTAGTTCTCTAGCAATAAGATCTGGCAATGGAGTTATTTTAAAGGGTGGAAGTGAAGCTAGTTCAACAAATACTGCAATAGTCAAAGCATTAAAAGATGGATTACACGAATCAGGCCTTGATGAAAATGCAATATGTTTACTTACAAGTAGGAAAGATAGTATGTCCATGTTAAATCTTGATAAGTATATTAATTTAATAATTCCTAGAGGAAGTAATGAATTAGTTAAATTTATTCAAGACAATACAAGAATTCCAGTGCTAGGCCATGCTGATGGAATTTGTCATTTGTTTGTAGATAATGAGGTAAATCTTGAGATGGCTTTGTCTGTGGCACTGGACAGTAAAATTCAATATCCTGCGGCGTGTAATGCTATAGAAACTTTATTATTGCATAAAGATATTGCACCAGCATTTCTTGAAAAGGCTATACCTTTATTTGATTCAAATAACGTTAAATTAGTCGGAGATAAAAAATCTGTAGAATTAGGTATACAGTATGAGGCTAGTTTAGAAGATTGGAAAACTGAATATTTAGATTTAATTTTATCAATAAAAATTGTTGACAATCTTGATGAAGCCATTACACATATTCAGAAATATAGTTCAAAACATACAGATGGAATAATTACTGAAAATTTAAGTACGGCTAATAAATTTATGAATGTAGTTGATAGTGCGGGTGTTTTTCATAATTGCTCAACAAGATTTGCAGATGGATTTAGATATGGATTCGGAGCTGAAGTTGGGATATCTACTCAAACTCTGCCCCCAAGAGGACCTGTAGGCCTAGAGGGTTTGGTTACATATAAGTATTTCCTTAAAGGGGATGGAAATATAGTTGATGATTTTTCATCTGGAAAGGCTGTCTTTACTCATAAGGATCTTTAG